Part of the Sorghum bicolor cultivar BTx623 chromosome 1, Sorghum_bicolor_NCBIv3, whole genome shotgun sequence genome, agataatcttaaaaatttttgggtttttgggtggaagtaaacaaggcctaagctagCGGAATGTGTTAGAATTACTCCGATCAAGTCGCGTACGTGAGGTTTCCCACGGACTCGGTCATGTGACCATTTCTTGAGATCAACCCAACAGAGTCATGAAGCTAAGCAAACGTCCAACGAAACATCTGGAGCGTTAATTTCCAGCATCagcttccaaaacaaaaacaaaacaaaacagcgGCTTGCTCATCAGTTGTCCTTGCATGCGTAGGAATTACCGAGAGGATACGGTAACATGGCAGCGAGAGCTGACAGCCTGACACATGCCATCACATATTCACATACAGATATAGATACAGTGCACTTGGTTTCAGATAGGGCCATTTAACCTGGTGTCGAGATCAACGCCTATATATACGCCCCACGATCGAGCCAAGCAGGGCAGTGCATCCCAAgcagatcgatcgatcgagctcATTATATAGGAATAAATAATAAACAGCGATGGCCAAGGCTAAGACTGCTATAGTCATCGTCATCCTAGCTCTGCTTCAGGTCTCATGGGCCACAGCCCGGAAGCACggtggcggcagcggcggcaccCCTGCTGTGATGACGGTGAACGGGTTCGAGGAGGGCGAggaaggcggcggcgcggcggcgtgtGATGGCCACTTCCACAGCGACGACGACCTCATCGTGGCGCTCTCCTCGCAGTGGTACGCGGGCGGGAAGAGGTGCCACAAGAACATCCGCATCACGAGCGTGGACACCGGGCGCACCGTGGCGGCACAGGTCGTGGACGAGTGCGACACCCATGGAGGATGCAAGAACAACGTCGTGGATTCCTCCCGCGCCGTCT contains:
- the LOC8067117 gene encoding putative ripening-related protein 6, whose translation is MAKAKTAIVIVILALLQVSWATARKHGGGSGGTPAVMTVNGFEEGEEGGGAAACDGHFHSDDDLIVALSSQWYAGGKRCHKNIRITSVDTGRTVAAQVVDECDTHGGCKNNVVDSSRAVWKKLGLDTNVGVVHITWSDA